A window of the Miscanthus floridulus cultivar M001 chromosome 14, ASM1932011v1, whole genome shotgun sequence genome harbors these coding sequences:
- the LOC136504501 gene encoding GATA-type transcription factor sreA-like isoform X2 has product MAGGGGEEDSEGGPGYVLSLPAAWLPLPVAVSCLDATVRRKGRSRLRLRAPPSGWWAFKLPVVPEPEEAKRPVPPAAAVNNRPEEARPLPRPQRLLVRQAPLPDPHHTALAAEERPPKRARMCLQCGAAVTPQWRSGPMGQGTLCNACGVRLKAAGALRGQVQRHPTPATARTSARPPPPDSPVSESSPDSPIWEPGSVPDVYLVRKKPLKRGRPPPRPRTEPALAPAPAVYLVKKKKKKAAASARKPWRPTKSAKQCLHCGSSSTPQWREGPLGRSTLCNACGVRYRQGRLLPEYRPIASPTFEPSEHANRHSQVLQLHRERKRQRQSHHHQHPLPAEQHPPRAMDVLQFSPQRWHVKEEYPPTPLHQPLHHPVVDGSLAGGVGGGMVDAAADADAGHCGGGKGSDLNNAPSSLDSLLLEGPSAPLLVDGDEPLID; this is encoded by the coding sequence ATGGCCGGCGGTGGCGGGGAGGAGGACTCGGAGGGGGGCCCCGGCTACGTGCTCTCGCTCCCGGCGGCGTGGCTCCCCCTGCCCGTCGCCGTCTCCTGCCTGGACGCCACCGTCCGGCGCAAGGGGCGCAGCCGTCTCCGCCTCCGTGCCCCGCCGTCGGGCTGGTGGGCCTTCAAGCTCCCCGTCGTCCCCGAGCCGGAGGAGGCAAAGAGGCCGGTTCCCCCAGCGGCGGCGGTTAATAATCGGCCCGAGGAGGCCCGTCCCCTTCCCCGTCCCCAGCGCCTGCTCGTGCGCCAGGCCCCGCTCCCCGACCCACACCACACCGCCTTGGCAGCGGAGGAGAGGCCGCCGAAGAGGGCTAGGATGTGCCTGCAGTGCGGCGCGGCGGTGACGCCGCAGTGGAGGTCGGGGCCGATGGGGCAGGGCACGCTCTGCAACGCCTGCGGGGTCCGGCTCAAGGCGGCCGGGGCGCTGCGGGGGCAGGTGCAGCGCCACCCCACGCCGGCGACCGCGAGGACGTCCGCCCGGCCGCCCCCGCCGGACAGCCCGGTCTCGGAGTCGTCGCCCGACAGCCCGATCTGGGAGCCCGGGTCAGTTCCCGATGTTTACCTGGTGAGGAAGAAGCCTCTGAAGCGGGGGAGACCTCCGCCACGTCCGAGGACGGAACCCGCGCTGGCGCCCGCGCCAGCGGTGTACcttgtcaagaagaagaagaaaaaggcggCGGCTTCGGCGAGGAAGCCGTGGCGGCCCACGAAGTCGGCGAAGCAGTGCCTGCACTGCGGGTCGTCGTCGACGCCGCAGTGGCGGGAGGGGCCGCTGGGCCGCAGCACGCTGTGCAACGCGTGCGGCGTGCGGTACAGGCAGGGGCGGCTGCTGCCGGAGTACCGGCCGATAGCGAGCCCCACCTTCGAGCCGTCGGAGCACGCCAACAGGCACAgccaggtgctgcagctccatcgggagcggaagaggcagaggcagagccaccaccaccagcaccctCTGCCCGCGGAGCAGCACCCTCCGCGAGCCATGGACGTGCTCCAGTTTTCCCCCCAGCGGTGGCACGTGAAGGAGGAGTACCCGCCGACGCCGCTCCACCAGCCTCTGCACCACCCGGTGGTGGACGGCAGCCTTGCCGGCGGCGTTGGGGGCGGCATGGTCGACGCGGCCGCAGATGCAGATGCAGGacactgcggcggcggcaagggaaGTGACCTGAACAACGCGCCGAGCTCGCTGGACTCACTGCTGCTCGAGGGCCCGTCGGCGCCGCTGCTTGTCGACGGCGACGAGCCCCTGATCGACTAG
- the LOC136504501 gene encoding GATA-type transcription factor sreA-like isoform X1, whose protein sequence is MAMADEGDKGEGQPPGLDPRIRRSAATRATGDMAGGGGEEDSEGGPGYVLSLPAAWLPLPVAVSCLDATVRRKGRSRLRLRAPPSGWWAFKLPVVPEPEEAKRPVPPAAAVNNRPEEARPLPRPQRLLVRQAPLPDPHHTALAAEERPPKRARMCLQCGAAVTPQWRSGPMGQGTLCNACGVRLKAAGALRGQVQRHPTPATARTSARPPPPDSPVSESSPDSPIWEPGSVPDVYLVRKKPLKRGRPPPRPRTEPALAPAPAVYLVKKKKKKAAASARKPWRPTKSAKQCLHCGSSSTPQWREGPLGRSTLCNACGVRYRQGRLLPEYRPIASPTFEPSEHANRHSQVLQLHRERKRQRQSHHHQHPLPAEQHPPRAMDVLQFSPQRWHVKEEYPPTPLHQPLHHPVVDGSLAGGVGGGMVDAAADADAGHCGGGKGSDLNNAPSSLDSLLLEGPSAPLLVDGDEPLID, encoded by the exons ATGGCGATGGCGGATGAAGGCGACAAAGGAGAG GGCCAGCCGCCTGGATTAGACCCAAGAATCCGGCGATCTGCGGCGACCAGGGCGACCGGCGACATGGCCGGCGGTGGCGGGGAGGAGGACTCGGAGGGGGGCCCCGGCTACGTGCTCTCGCTCCCGGCGGCGTGGCTCCCCCTGCCCGTCGCCGTCTCCTGCCTGGACGCCACCGTCCGGCGCAAGGGGCGCAGCCGTCTCCGCCTCCGTGCCCCGCCGTCGGGCTGGTGGGCCTTCAAGCTCCCCGTCGTCCCCGAGCCGGAGGAGGCAAAGAGGCCGGTTCCCCCAGCGGCGGCGGTTAATAATCGGCCCGAGGAGGCCCGTCCCCTTCCCCGTCCCCAGCGCCTGCTCGTGCGCCAGGCCCCGCTCCCCGACCCACACCACACCGCCTTGGCAGCGGAGGAGAGGCCGCCGAAGAGGGCTAGGATGTGCCTGCAGTGCGGCGCGGCGGTGACGCCGCAGTGGAGGTCGGGGCCGATGGGGCAGGGCACGCTCTGCAACGCCTGCGGGGTCCGGCTCAAGGCGGCCGGGGCGCTGCGGGGGCAGGTGCAGCGCCACCCCACGCCGGCGACCGCGAGGACGTCCGCCCGGCCGCCCCCGCCGGACAGCCCGGTCTCGGAGTCGTCGCCCGACAGCCCGATCTGGGAGCCCGGGTCAGTTCCCGATGTTTACCTGGTGAGGAAGAAGCCTCTGAAGCGGGGGAGACCTCCGCCACGTCCGAGGACGGAACCCGCGCTGGCGCCCGCGCCAGCGGTGTACcttgtcaagaagaagaagaaaaaggcggCGGCTTCGGCGAGGAAGCCGTGGCGGCCCACGAAGTCGGCGAAGCAGTGCCTGCACTGCGGGTCGTCGTCGACGCCGCAGTGGCGGGAGGGGCCGCTGGGCCGCAGCACGCTGTGCAACGCGTGCGGCGTGCGGTACAGGCAGGGGCGGCTGCTGCCGGAGTACCGGCCGATAGCGAGCCCCACCTTCGAGCCGTCGGAGCACGCCAACAGGCACAgccaggtgctgcagctccatcgggagcggaagaggcagaggcagagccaccaccaccagcaccctCTGCCCGCGGAGCAGCACCCTCCGCGAGCCATGGACGTGCTCCAGTTTTCCCCCCAGCGGTGGCACGTGAAGGAGGAGTACCCGCCGACGCCGCTCCACCAGCCTCTGCACCACCCGGTGGTGGACGGCAGCCTTGCCGGCGGCGTTGGGGGCGGCATGGTCGACGCGGCCGCAGATGCAGATGCAGGacactgcggcggcggcaagggaaGTGACCTGAACAACGCGCCGAGCTCGCTGGACTCACTGCTGCTCGAGGGCCCGTCGGCGCCGCTGCTTGTCGACGGCGACGAGCCCCTGATCGACTAG